A single Candidatus Chromulinivoraceae bacterium DNA region contains:
- a CDS encoding HAMP domain-containing sensor histidine kinase, with amino-acid sequence MNLRAFIKSPTFRLSASYLAIIMVMSIAFSAVFYSTSVRELEKRPNPDTYSEVYLHDPDHEINEWLRQQAENTKAGLVMNLALLNIFALFVGSGISYLLARKTLKPIESAMKIQERFIADASHELRTPLTSLLLTNEVTLRKKQLTVTDARRSIEQNVRDLNQLKQLSDDLLDLAASETVGKKKETDLYKIVLAASDQIKPLADEHHIVLHNDVEIVSVVSNEQKLIKLVVILLDNAIKYSESYKGIYLSSEVTEKHAILHIKDEGYGMTKDDMEHMFDRFYRADRSRSQASGHGLGLAIAVKIIGELGGTLSAKSTLGKGSVFSILLPK; translated from the coding sequence ATGAACCTACGTGCGTTTATAAAATCCCCTACTTTTCGGCTGAGCGCTTCGTACTTGGCTATCATTATGGTCATGAGTATTGCTTTTAGCGCTGTTTTTTATAGCACGTCAGTCCGTGAGCTTGAAAAACGACCAAACCCGGATACGTACTCGGAAGTTTATTTACACGACCCAGATCATGAAATAAATGAATGGCTTCGACAACAAGCTGAGAACACAAAAGCAGGCCTGGTGATGAATCTCGCGTTGCTTAATATTTTTGCATTATTTGTAGGCAGCGGTATCAGCTACCTCTTGGCTCGTAAGACGCTTAAACCTATTGAGAGTGCTATGAAGATACAAGAACGATTTATTGCCGATGCGTCCCATGAACTTCGTACGCCATTAACGAGTCTCCTGCTTACAAATGAGGTGACGCTTCGTAAGAAGCAACTGACCGTAACCGATGCTCGCAGAAGCATCGAACAGAACGTACGTGATCTTAATCAACTCAAGCAGTTGAGTGATGACCTGTTAGATCTCGCAGCTAGTGAAACAGTCGGAAAGAAGAAAGAAACAGATTTGTACAAAATCGTTCTGGCTGCGAGCGATCAAATCAAACCACTTGCCGATGAACATCATATTGTACTTCATAACGATGTTGAGATAGTCTCAGTTGTAAGTAACGAACAAAAACTTATCAAACTTGTTGTTATTCTGCTTGATAATGCAATAAAATACAGCGAATCTTATAAGGGTATTTATCTTTCCTCTGAAGTGACGGAAAAACATGCGATCCTTCATATTAAAGATGAGGGTTACGGTATGACTAAAGATGATATGGAACACATGTTTGATAGGTTTTACCGGGCTGATAGATCACGATCCCAGGCGTCTGGTCACGGGTTAGGACTCGCCATTGCCGTTAAAATTATCGGCGAGCTTGGCGGCACACTGAGTGCAAAAAGCACGCTCGGAAAAGGTTCCGTTTTTAGTATTTTGCTTCCTAAATAG
- a CDS encoding type II secretion system protein, which translates to MKRNTDGFTLIELAIVVVIIAILSAITIFTYTKVQVNQRDSARDSRANVISGALEKYYAKHGEYPSCANMTQSGSQVSTLLSLDQSILVTPTAPSSTTNSITTCADLTAGIGGSDVFAYAGGDGSTACSTGSACATYKLEYRQESTGSIITVSGQHAAAATPVSAPSAPVMTAGMSGNNAVGTTGTVTCAVGTPQYQIQYYSSNTGSPGTWSSWSAWSPTQLTYTVAASQGYQYGFEAQAECYDGTNTSASSPISNTATTVRSISTPVAPTYLSPATFSSNVNATVNYSSSCPSGTSLLNGTFRTQAWTGGQFGPHPFGFLDSWQNVDTVNHNVSYWGKYQCTTPYTTSAYSPESYNSILVYHQ; encoded by the coding sequence ATGAAAAGAAATACAGACGGTTTTACGCTTATTGAACTTGCAATTGTTGTTGTTATCATTGCTATTTTGTCGGCAATTACTATTTTTACGTACACAAAAGTTCAAGTTAACCAGCGAGATTCCGCACGTGACTCGCGCGCTAATGTCATATCAGGGGCACTAGAGAAATACTACGCAAAACACGGTGAATACCCGAGCTGCGCCAATATGACTCAAAGCGGAAGTCAGGTGAGTACCTTACTGAGCCTTGACCAGTCTATCCTCGTTACGCCTACCGCTCCAAGTAGCACAACCAATTCCATCACCACCTGCGCAGATCTGACGGCCGGTATCGGTGGATCTGACGTATTTGCCTACGCAGGAGGTGATGGAAGCACTGCCTGTTCCACAGGTAGTGCATGTGCAACCTATAAACTCGAGTACCGTCAGGAGAGCACTGGCAGTATTATTACGGTAAGTGGTCAACATGCCGCAGCGGCCACACCGGTAAGCGCACCATCCGCTCCTGTTATGACCGCAGGGATGTCAGGCAACAACGCCGTAGGAACAACAGGTACTGTCACTTGCGCTGTTGGAACGCCACAATATCAGATCCAATACTATTCATCGAACACAGGTTCACCAGGTACGTGGTCAAGTTGGAGCGCATGGTCACCAACTCAGTTGACATACACCGTAGCAGCAAGTCAAGGCTACCAATACGGCTTCGAGGCCCAGGCAGAGTGTTATGACGGAACCAACACGAGTGCCAGCTCTCCAATTAGCAATACCGCGACAACGGTGCGATCGATCTCAACGCCTGTAGCACCAACATACCTAAGTCCAGCAACATTTAGCTCAAATGTTAATGCAACAGTTAACTACTCTTCTTCTTGTCCGTCTGGTACGTCTCTTCTCAATGGCACATTCCGAACTCAAGCCTGGACTGGTGGACAATTCGGACCACACCCATTCGGCTTCCTTGACTCATGGCAGAACGTCGACACTGTCAACCATAACGTCTCATATTGGGGTAAGTACCAATGCACAACCCCATACACAACCTCAGCCTATTCTCCTGAATCATATAATTCTATCTTGGTTTATCACCAATAA
- a CDS encoding ferric reductase-like transmembrane domain-containing protein, whose protein sequence is MSDILKAMQPATTYRQSMRTGFYVAVIASLFILFLGWWFGSMTSILSANDRVMAIGRLFGLLAGWSVVVEIILMSRVPFIERAFDLQEISDLHRLNGYTLLVSISGHFAYQLIGYAETAHISWWSQFLAFSSSQYEDVLWATLGTIIFFGVGAISIHMIRTKMRYEIWYLVHLTIYFGIYLTFLHQIKLGGDFIANFWFASYWYMLYILAFVVWAWYRVVRQFVLFVRHRFKVLSIEKTATNTYSVVLTGKNLREFDYEAGQYATWRFMTPSLWYEAHPFSFSSSPGMEVLRFTIKASLDYRERLMKLKVGSYVIVDGPRGNFTADRAAETSNTVLIAGGIGITPFLSNIRQLLHDGKNVLLLYAVRTPEDVAFSDELRQLQAYGLKINFFVDSVGQRITYDALSRVAYEDTTIYICGPDGMSKALVKNLKQLGVSSENIVTERFAY, encoded by the coding sequence GTGTCTGACATACTAAAGGCAATGCAACCAGCAACAACCTATCGTCAGTCCATGCGAACCGGCTTTTATGTAGCGGTGATTGCTAGTCTTTTTATCCTCTTTTTAGGCTGGTGGTTCGGCAGTATGACATCAATTCTTAGCGCAAATGACCGGGTTATGGCTATCGGACGTCTTTTCGGTTTGCTGGCTGGTTGGAGCGTGGTAGTAGAGATTATTCTGATGAGCCGCGTACCATTCATTGAGCGTGCCTTCGATCTTCAGGAGATTTCAGATCTCCATCGTCTAAATGGCTATACATTACTCGTCTCCATTTCAGGACATTTCGCCTATCAACTTATAGGCTATGCTGAGACGGCACATATCTCGTGGTGGTCGCAGTTTTTAGCTTTTAGCAGCAGCCAATATGAAGATGTGCTGTGGGCCACTTTAGGCACGATTATATTCTTTGGGGTGGGTGCGATTTCTATTCATATGATTCGCACTAAAATGCGGTATGAGATTTGGTATCTTGTGCACCTGACTATTTATTTTGGTATCTACCTCACCTTCCTGCATCAAATTAAATTAGGTGGCGATTTTATTGCCAACTTTTGGTTTGCATCTTATTGGTACATGCTGTATATTTTAGCCTTTGTTGTATGGGCGTGGTATCGAGTTGTTCGTCAATTTGTCTTGTTCGTACGACATCGCTTCAAAGTACTGTCGATTGAGAAAACGGCTACCAATACGTATTCGGTCGTACTAACAGGTAAAAACCTACGTGAGTTTGACTACGAGGCCGGTCAGTACGCTACGTGGCGCTTTATGACACCAAGTCTATGGTATGAAGCCCATCCCTTCTCTTTTTCATCTTCTCCCGGTATGGAGGTGCTGCGGTTTACTATCAAAGCAAGCCTAGATTATAGAGAGCGTCTGATGAAACTTAAGGTTGGCTCGTACGTTATAGTGGACGGACCCCGTGGTAACTTTACTGCCGATCGCGCTGCTGAAACATCCAACACTGTACTTATCGCAGGCGGAATTGGCATTACGCCGTTCCTCTCTAACATTCGTCAGCTGCTTCATGATGGTAAGAATGTTTTGCTTTTATATGCTGTTCGCACACCGGAGGATGTTGCATTTAGCGATGAGCTGCGTCAACTACAAGCGTACGGCCTTAAGATCAATTTTTTTGTTGATAGTGTCGGCCAGCGAATCACTTATGATGCTTTGAGTCGCGTGGCGTATGAAGATACGACCATTTATATTTGTGGTCCTGACGGTATGTCAAAAGCGTTGGTTAAAAACCTCAAACAACTTGGGGTATCCTCTGAAAACATTGTTACCGAGCGGTTTGCCTACTAG
- a CDS encoding FMN-binding protein, with amino-acid sequence MRKTIAILVIVTLLGIVAAYEVPAGGKKTTTSATASTTTQTTPSTSQSSSSSTTTTPTTTTASATYKDGSYTGSTATNMYEDIQVAITVSGGKITNVTTPVVNSDSGHSEQINNYAIPQLNQQVISNQNAQIDGVSGASYTTQSYTQSLQAALDQAKA; translated from the coding sequence ATGAGAAAGACAATTGCTATACTCGTTATCGTCACTCTTCTTGGTATCGTAGCCGCCTACGAAGTACCTGCTGGTGGCAAAAAAACCACCACATCGGCCACAGCTTCAACCACGACCCAAACGACCCCCTCGACAAGTCAATCTAGCTCATCGAGCACGACCACAACGCCGACAACCACCACGGCAAGTGCTACGTATAAAGACGGTAGCTACACAGGCTCTACTGCCACAAATATGTACGAAGATATCCAGGTTGCTATTACCGTTAGCGGCGGTAAAATCACCAATGTCACTACGCCTGTGGTAAATAGCGACAGCGGCCACTCTGAGCAAATCAATAACTACGCAATCCCACAACTTAATCAGCAAGTTATCTCTAACCAAAATGCCCAAATTGACGGCGTTTCCGGAGCATCTTACACCACACAGTCCTACACGCAATCACTCCAGGCTGCTCTCGATCAAGCAAAGGCGTAA
- a CDS encoding peptidoglycan recognition family protein, giving the protein MWASTRRTPNRLHLTEKKEVVDMRRKVAAMFIATLMGLGLITMPAAAAQPRTAATWSAECPSTVRCVVVPAAYNDNNGDVTDYGNYDLANRPTTMAINSIVIHDTEGSLQSAIAHFQDSTAYVSVQYIVDKDGTVYQMVPNKDMTWHSGNWWYNMHSIGIEHVGFAADSSSYTPAMYWASAQLVKYLTAKYNIPRDRGHIIGHDNVPGTSAVSIIAQHVDPGPFWNWQLYMALIGAPVLPHSDFASGMVTVAPVWPFSKQVVTGCTAGSSSCVPQGLQPTNFVYLHTSPDVNAPLVSDPVLGQGSTEIANNAARLFYGQTFATIEPPKLDGRGVWYHVWENGQSGWFYSPWNAPAAFPAMGQTVTPKPGLTSIPVYGRPIPERSEYPASLIAVPPASWYIPAQVALPYAISAGQRYPVIDSNVPTDHFYAWASDSSFPYDHTDFTGATKYIEISLGGRQGFVKVSDVSIQ; this is encoded by the coding sequence ATGTGGGCTTCAACCCGACGGACGCCCAACCGTCTGCACTTAACAGAAAAGAAGGAAGTGGTCGACATGCGACGAAAAGTCGCAGCGATGTTCATCGCGACCCTCATGGGTCTCGGGCTCATCACCATGCCTGCAGCGGCAGCGCAACCGCGCACCGCGGCAACGTGGAGTGCGGAGTGCCCGTCGACGGTGCGCTGCGTCGTCGTTCCGGCGGCGTACAACGACAACAACGGCGACGTTACCGACTACGGTAACTACGATCTCGCCAACCGTCCGACCACCATGGCGATCAATTCGATCGTCATTCACGACACGGAAGGGTCCCTGCAGTCGGCAATCGCCCACTTCCAGGATTCAACCGCGTACGTGAGTGTCCAGTACATCGTGGATAAGGACGGCACTGTCTATCAGATGGTGCCGAACAAGGACATGACCTGGCACAGTGGTAACTGGTGGTACAACATGCATAGCATCGGCATCGAGCATGTTGGCTTTGCTGCCGACAGTAGTTCGTACACGCCCGCCATGTACTGGGCGAGCGCACAGCTCGTCAAGTATCTGACCGCCAAGTACAACATTCCGCGTGACCGTGGCCACATCATCGGTCATGACAACGTTCCGGGCACAAGCGCAGTGAGCATCATCGCTCAACACGTCGATCCCGGGCCGTTCTGGAACTGGCAGCTCTACATGGCTCTGATCGGTGCACCGGTCTTGCCGCACAGTGACTTCGCCAGCGGTATGGTCACAGTCGCACCGGTTTGGCCGTTCAGCAAGCAGGTCGTCACCGGCTGCACAGCCGGCAGTTCGTCGTGCGTTCCGCAAGGACTGCAACCGACGAACTTCGTCTACCTACACACATCACCCGATGTCAACGCGCCGCTCGTCTCCGACCCCGTCCTTGGACAGGGTAGTACCGAGATCGCGAACAACGCTGCGCGCCTGTTCTACGGGCAGACGTTCGCGACCATCGAGCCTCCCAAGCTCGATGGTCGCGGCGTGTGGTATCACGTCTGGGAAAACGGCCAATCGGGCTGGTTCTACAGCCCGTGGAACGCGCCGGCCGCATTCCCGGCAATGGGTCAGACAGTGACGCCGAAGCCTGGCCTAACGAGCATCCCCGTCTACGGACGGCCGATTCCCGAAAGGTCGGAGTATCCGGCAAGCTTGATTGCTGTCCCGCCTGCGTCGTGGTACATTCCCGCGCAGGTAGCACTACCCTATGCGATCAGTGCGGGACAGCGGTATCCGGTGATCGATTCCAACGTTCCGACCGACCACTTCTACGCCTGGGCGAGTGACTCGTCTTTCCCGTATGACCACACGGACTTCACGGGAGCAACGAAGTACATCGAAATCTCTCTCGGAGGCCGTCAGGGCTTCGTGAAGGTGTCGGATGTGAGTATCCAGTAA
- a CDS encoding FAD:protein FMN transferase, with product MRRVDHIMGIPIIIDTPDTTDASLFEAIFTRLREIDQVFSTYKSESEVSKYRRGELHDEQLSSEVRYIKQACKDFENKTAGYFSAYYDGSFDPTGYVKGWSIREAGNVLEQHGVHTYLINAAGDILAASTGEKTWNITLQDPFNRQASLGTIGLKNGVIATSGTYERGNHILNPHTKQPTNSIISATVYGKDIVTADVFATTCVAMEADKAIDFINHREGYEALLIDVHGLVLASQNFSNT from the coding sequence ATGCGACGAGTTGACCACATTATGGGAATTCCCATAATCATTGATACACCCGACACTACTGACGCGTCTCTTTTTGAGGCTATTTTTACACGACTACGTGAAATAGATCAGGTTTTTAGTACCTACAAATCCGAGAGCGAAGTTAGTAAATATAGAAGGGGAGAACTGCACGACGAACAATTGAGCAGTGAGGTAAGATACATTAAGCAAGCTTGTAAGGACTTTGAAAATAAAACAGCTGGATATTTTTCCGCCTACTACGACGGTAGCTTCGATCCGACGGGTTACGTAAAAGGCTGGTCAATCCGTGAAGCAGGTAATGTCCTCGAACAGCACGGCGTTCATACGTATTTAATTAATGCAGCTGGAGATATTCTAGCTGCCAGCACAGGTGAGAAAACTTGGAATATCACCCTGCAAGATCCTTTTAATCGTCAGGCATCACTTGGTACAATCGGTCTTAAGAACGGTGTCATCGCAACGTCGGGTACGTATGAGCGCGGTAATCACATTCTTAATCCACACACAAAACAACCTACAAATTCTATCATCAGTGCAACAGTGTACGGTAAGGATATTGTCACCGCCGATGTGTTTGCGACTACCTGCGTGGCTATGGAAGCCGATAAAGCGATCGATTTTATAAACCACCGAGAAGGTTACGAGGCACTTTTGATTGATGTGCACGGATTGGTTTTAGCAAGCCAAAACTTTTCTAATACCTAG
- a CDS encoding Crp/Fnr family transcriptional regulator, with amino-acid sequence MMDKEVKKTIQDFYEAFPLKRLEKGEVLIRPDETLKNIFYIVEGTVTQYDISSAGNEVVVNVFKPGAFFPMSMAINKTPNYYFFEASTSAAVRIAPARKAVSFIKDNPDVMFDLLSRVYSGTDGLLRRMAHLMGGSARTRLIFEILNAAYRFGERDAEGNTVVPLTENDLAKRSGLSRETISRTMHKLKSDGFVKVQPFGIVLVESARLEDLLGSDL; translated from the coding sequence ATGATGGACAAAGAGGTTAAAAAGACAATTCAAGATTTTTACGAAGCCTTTCCGCTTAAGCGGCTCGAGAAAGGTGAAGTTTTAATTCGTCCCGACGAAACGCTCAAGAATATTTTTTACATTGTCGAGGGCACCGTTACGCAGTATGATATTTCATCTGCTGGCAATGAGGTTGTGGTTAATGTTTTTAAACCAGGTGCATTCTTCCCGATGTCTATGGCGATCAATAAGACGCCAAACTACTATTTTTTTGAAGCCTCAACGTCTGCGGCGGTGCGCATAGCACCTGCTCGAAAAGCGGTCTCATTTATAAAGGATAATCCTGATGTGATGTTTGACCTTTTATCTCGCGTCTATAGCGGTACTGACGGCCTATTGCGACGCATGGCGCATCTTATGGGCGGCAGCGCTCGGACTCGCCTCATCTTTGAGATACTCAATGCCGCTTATCGCTTCGGCGAACGAGACGCCGAGGGCAATACTGTCGTTCCTCTCACTGAAAATGACCTAGCTAAACGCTCTGGTCTCTCTCGTGAGACAATTAGCCGGACGATGCATAAGCTTAAGAGCGATGGTTTTGTGAAAGTACAGCCCTTTGGCATTGTGCTAGTTGAGTCCGCCCGTTTAGAAGACCTATTGGGCAGCGATCTTTAG
- a CDS encoding response regulator transcription factor, translated as MRILVVEDSVTIASAIKEGLEQEGYAVDVEHDGESGFRTALYEPYDVIVLDVMLPAKDGIAVCRELRENKVTVPILMLTAKTQNGDIVTGLDAGADDYLGKPFSFDVLLARLRALLRRPKEALQDTLSIADMELDTASRTVTRAGKAIDLSRKEYAILEYLMRNPERACSKEEIMQHVWDFDADILPNTLEVFITYLRAKVDKPFNKSLIHTVRGFGYKISEAV; from the coding sequence ATGCGAATACTCGTTGTCGAAGACTCCGTAACTATTGCCAGCGCTATTAAAGAAGGCCTTGAACAAGAAGGCTATGCTGTTGATGTCGAGCATGACGGCGAAAGTGGCTTTCGAACGGCTCTCTATGAACCGTATGATGTGATTGTCCTAGATGTAATGTTGCCTGCAAAGGACGGCATTGCGGTATGTCGAGAGCTACGCGAAAACAAAGTCACTGTCCCTATTTTGATGCTAACCGCGAAAACGCAAAATGGTGATATCGTGACAGGCCTTGACGCTGGTGCGGATGATTATTTGGGTAAACCTTTTTCTTTTGATGTATTATTGGCGCGACTTCGCGCGTTATTGCGTCGTCCTAAAGAAGCGCTGCAGGATACGCTTAGTATTGCGGATATGGAGCTCGACACGGCGAGTCGTACAGTTACGCGCGCCGGTAAAGCGATAGACCTTTCTCGGAAGGAATATGCAATTTTGGAGTATCTTATGCGAAATCCGGAACGTGCCTGTAGCAAAGAAGAGATTATGCAGCACGTATGGGACTTTGATGCTGATATCTTGCCAAATACGCTTGAAGTTTTTATTACGTACCTGCGCGCAAAAGTAGATAAGCCGTTTAACAAGTCTCTCATTCATACGGTTCGCGGTTTTGGTTATAAGATAAGTGAGGCTGTATGA
- the tatA gene encoding twin-arginine translocase TatA/TatE family subunit: MGKVEGLLILLAIILILFGAKKLPELARGVGESVRELKRGLNSSEDTVASKKDAAEEK; the protein is encoded by the coding sequence ATGGGTAAGGTAGAGGGACTCTTAATACTATTAGCGATTATTTTGATTTTATTTGGGGCTAAAAAGCTTCCAGAACTCGCTCGTGGCGTCGGTGAATCAGTGCGCGAACTAAAGCGTGGTCTAAATAGTAGCGAAGACACAGTCGCATCTAAAAAAGATGCAGCTGAAGAAAAGTAA
- the tatC gene encoding twin-arginine translocase subunit TatC → MRGQAQTTARQQPTMMVHHIREIQLRLLSVVAVLIVGMVVGYFFYEPLFEFIKAPLSGPLHYMSPAGSFTFILQICLMVGIVLSLPVAVYNSIMFIQPALSQRLSRRRIYATTITSLILVVAGAAFGFLLIIPLALKFFSGFQINGLEAIISADEYLRFVVSVIITFVLIFQLPLLMSLADHITPIPPKKMLKFEKYIVLGSIFVAIVVPFANDLTIQTLIASPIIILYNVSIVVVLIQHAFRAKQTRKLARQEAKVRRTASQPKQVIHPPEVKRQPVAMPVAAITPVPAPMRRTVDGMRPVRRSMPVGASQQRLAQSNVGAKPSHAGFQSMQRAERRLITDMRASVPSSRSRLTPPQRATTFVSRQIVD, encoded by the coding sequence ATGAGGGGGCAAGCACAAACGACAGCACGTCAGCAGCCCACGATGATGGTTCATCATATTAGAGAGATTCAACTGCGGCTCCTTTCCGTGGTTGCTGTTCTAATTGTTGGAATGGTTGTGGGCTACTTTTTCTACGAACCACTGTTCGAGTTTATCAAGGCGCCTCTTAGCGGTCCTCTTCACTATATGTCGCCCGCCGGCAGTTTTACTTTCATCCTTCAAATTTGTCTTATGGTGGGGATTGTCCTTTCCCTGCCTGTTGCTGTTTATAACAGTATTATGTTTATACAGCCTGCTTTGTCGCAGCGTTTATCGCGACGACGCATATACGCAACAACGATTACCTCACTTATCTTGGTGGTGGCCGGAGCAGCGTTCGGCTTTTTATTGATTATTCCGCTAGCTCTCAAGTTCTTTAGCGGTTTTCAGATTAATGGACTTGAAGCAATCATCTCTGCCGATGAATATTTGCGTTTTGTAGTGAGCGTTATCATTACCTTCGTACTTATTTTTCAGTTGCCGCTTCTTATGAGTCTGGCTGATCATATCACTCCCATTCCTCCTAAAAAAATGCTTAAATTTGAAAAGTACATCGTACTCGGTAGCATCTTCGTTGCCATAGTTGTGCCGTTTGCCAATGATTTAACGATACAAACACTTATCGCAAGCCCAATCATTATTCTGTATAACGTTTCAATTGTGGTGGTACTTATCCAACATGCATTTCGTGCTAAACAGACACGTAAACTTGCAAGACAAGAAGCGAAAGTTAGAAGAACCGCATCTCAGCCAAAACAAGTTATTCATCCTCCTGAGGTTAAGAGGCAGCCCGTTGCTATGCCTGTAGCGGCCATAACGCCCGTTCCCGCGCCTATGCGTCGGACGGTGGATGGAATGCGACCTGTACGCCGATCTATGCCCGTAGGCGCTTCTCAACAACGTCTAGCGCAATCTAATGTTGGTGCTAAGCCATCTCATGCTGGATTTCAGTCGATGCAACGTGCAGAACGCAGACTTATTACTGACATGAGAGCGAGTGTTCCTTCGTCCCGGTCTCGCTTAACACCGCCACAGCGTGCTACTACATTCGTATCACGTCAAATTGTTGATTAA